The region GAGAACACCAGGCTGATTTTGGATGCGACAGAAGTCAGGATCCAGCGCCCATCGTCACTAGGTGCACAACGCCAGACCTTTTCCACATATAAGCACTATAACACATACAAAGTGCTTGTTGGCTGCACCCCTGACGGCTATATAGCATTTGTGTCTCGTCTCTGGGGTGGATCAGTATCCGACAAGACAATCCTTAGCTGCAGTACACTTCTAGATTCTTTGGAAGTAGGGGATGCCATTATGGTCGACAAAGGCTTCACTTTCCCCTACTTACCTGCTGGAGTGACAGTCTACAGACCCCCATTCCGAGAACGCCATGAAACACAAATGCCTGCACAGGATGTGGAACAAACACGTCGTATTGCCGCTGCAAGAGTGCATGTTGAACGAGCAATATCCCGCATCAAAACTTTCCACATTTTGGATAGACCATTTCCCGTCTGCATGCTTGATATAGCGGAGCAGGTATTTAAGGTATGCTGTCACCTGAGCAACTTCCGAAACCTGCTAATTAAGGATGATGACGAAATCAATTGAGCAATTTGTTTGACTAGGTTTCAGAGAAAGCTTTGGCTCGAGACCAGCTGTAGTGGCTTAGTGTATACGTAGGGTTGTTTGTTTTCaggttttatatattttttaattcgGGGGGTAAAATGGGGTGCTACTGTTCAAGCTGACAATCGGGAAGAAATTGGTTTCTTTTTTGGAACCATTCCAAAATTTGGGTCAAACTTACAAATGTACTAATACATTATATTCGTTCTTTTTTctgtgcgctttttttttatagGAGGGTATCCTGAGCTCCTTAACACTGACGCGTTAAAACTAGGTATCTGTTTCAAGGTCGTAATCGAGGGGACATCAGGATTTTCAACCAAATACTCCCGAGGTTCGGCatttgtttggaaattaataagtaataatgacagtaaagaACATTGATAACTACAATGAAATGAAACGTTTTATTCTCGATAAGCTGGTCACTGATTTTTTACACATTTTTGTTAACATACATTATCATCGGCATGGGCAACAAGTTGGTCTCCATCAGAGACCTGTCCAATCTTAGAATGTACCTCAGCTGAAAGTTCTCTcgacatcacagcttccattagCTAGGCACAACAATATCAATAACTTACTAACTTGGAGTTAGGCGCGCTCGTTTGGCGGTTGGTTGAGAGCCGTGTAGCGTCCGCTGTGCtgcacgcagcttgtgaaatgaaCTATAGGTCACTGGAGTTCACTTAAGCAACAAGATCTAACTTCGTTGTAAAAAAAGATAGGTTGGTATGTGGTTTTGGAATTTGGGGATAAATCGGGTTTAACCCAATTATTCTGCAACAGGTTCGGGGTTTAAAAATCGGGTTTTACTTGAAAACAAACAACCCTGTgtatatggtgttgcgctgctaggcACAATgtcatgggatcaaatcccagctgcagtggccatatttcgatgggggcgaaatgcaaaaaaaatgtcacagtttcgccctaatggcgaagcaatgaatgcgatagcaacacagcaatgtcatacgaagtaaggtgaacggctttggtagcaatattgctacacgcgtgtggtattt is a window of Dermacentor silvarum isolate Dsil-2018 chromosome 4, BIME_Dsil_1.4, whole genome shotgun sequence DNA encoding:
- the LOC119449121 gene encoding uncharacterized protein LOC119449121 codes for the protein MLTLSVIELSPKACMYYTGLPSYDVFQSLFEYLEPRASSMSYWGWTKKSGSETRGRPKESSLATEFFMVLVRLRIGMPGKEIARNFMMSESQVSRTFATWINFLERELTAITSIPSQDEIRPHLPRSFRFFENTRLILDATEVRIQRPSSLGAQRQTFSTYKHYNTYKVLVGCTPDGYIAFVSRLWGGSVSDKTILSCSTLLDSLEVGDAIMVDKGFTFPYLPAGVTVYRPPFRERHETQMPAQDVEQTRRIAAARVHVERAISRIKTFHILDRPFPVCMLDIAEQVFKVCCHLSNFRNLLIKDDDEIN